Proteins encoded within one genomic window of Streptomyces sp. NBC_01314:
- the serC gene encoding phosphoserine transaminase, whose translation MADIQIPADIKPADGRFGAGPSKVRTEALDALAATGTSLLGTSHRQAPVKNLVGQVREGISELFSLPEGYEVVLGNGGSTAFWDIATHGLIENKSQHLTFGEFSSKFAKAAKLAPWLAEPTVVSSDPGTHPEPVAEAGVDVYAFTHNETSTGVAAPLARVQGADEGSLVLVDATSGAGGLPVDIAETDVYYFAPQKSFASDGGLWIGVFSPAAIERAERIHASGRHIPEFFSLPTAIDNSRKNQTYNTPALATLFLLNQQLEWINGQGGLSWSTARTKDSSTRLYTWAEESKHASPFVADPAKRSQVIGTIDFSDEVDAAAVAKVLRANGIVDTEPYRKLGRNQLRVAMFPAIAPADVEALTKCVDYVIEKL comes from the coding sequence GTGGCTGATATCCAGATCCCCGCTGACATCAAGCCCGCCGACGGACGTTTCGGCGCGGGCCCCTCCAAGGTGCGGACGGAGGCGCTGGACGCGCTGGCCGCGACCGGTACCTCCCTGCTCGGCACCTCCCACCGCCAGGCCCCGGTGAAGAACCTGGTCGGCCAGGTCCGCGAGGGGATCAGCGAGCTGTTCTCCCTCCCCGAGGGCTACGAGGTCGTCCTCGGCAACGGCGGCTCCACGGCCTTCTGGGACATCGCGACCCACGGCCTGATCGAGAACAAGAGCCAGCACCTGACGTTCGGTGAGTTCAGCTCGAAGTTCGCCAAGGCCGCGAAGCTCGCCCCCTGGCTCGCCGAGCCGACGGTCGTCTCCTCCGACCCCGGCACGCACCCGGAGCCGGTCGCCGAGGCGGGCGTCGACGTCTACGCCTTCACCCACAACGAGACCTCGACGGGCGTCGCGGCCCCCCTGGCCCGTGTCCAGGGCGCCGACGAGGGCTCCCTCGTCCTGGTCGACGCCACGTCCGGCGCCGGCGGCCTGCCCGTCGACATCGCCGAGACCGACGTCTACTACTTCGCCCCGCAGAAGTCCTTCGCCTCCGACGGCGGCCTGTGGATCGGTGTCTTCTCCCCGGCCGCCATCGAGCGCGCCGAGCGGATCCACGCCTCCGGCCGCCACATCCCGGAGTTCTTCAGCCTCCCCACGGCGATCGACAACTCCCGCAAGAACCAGACGTACAACACCCCGGCCCTCGCGACCCTCTTCCTGCTGAACCAGCAGCTGGAGTGGATCAACGGCCAGGGCGGTCTGAGCTGGTCCACGGCCCGTACGAAGGACTCCTCGACCCGCCTGTACACCTGGGCGGAGGAGAGCAAGCACGCGAGCCCCTTCGTCGCGGACCCGGCCAAGCGCTCCCAGGTCATCGGCACCATCGACTTCTCCGACGAGGTCGACGCCGCCGCCGTCGCCAAGGTCCTGCGCGCCAACGGCATCGTCGACACCGAGCCCTACCGCAAGCTCGGCCGCAACCAGCTCCGCGTCGCCATGTTCCCGGCCATCGCCCCCGCGGACGTCGAGGCCCTCACGAAGTGCGTCGACTACGTGATCGAGAAGCTCTGA
- a CDS encoding cytochrome P450, producing the protein MPIPAPAPVPLFGARFRGEPAALYRELRREHGEVVPVLLDGGVPAWLVLGYRELHQVTSDPELFSRDSELWNQWPNIPADWPLLPVISPEQPSVLGTVGERHRQRVALIEEALEAVEPLELRGHVERFADELIDVVCGVGAADLVGQFAALLPVRVLAYLFGFREEHGPGLVVALNDILDGQDRAMAAEEYLRTAMARLVAERLQRPGDDVVSRLLANARAYEVTVEEVTHDVMVMLAVGHQPTADWIGNSLRLMLTDDRFAASLFGGRSSVAEAMNEVLWEDAPIQNAAGRWTTRDTRLGGRVLRAGDLVILGLQGANSDPRVRTHGSALTGGNNAHFSFGHGDHRCPFPAQETAEVIARTGIEVVLDRLPDMDLAVPAASLTRRASPWLRGLVELPVRFTPGPARGA; encoded by the coding sequence ATGCCCATACCCGCACCCGCACCCGTGCCCCTCTTCGGTGCGCGCTTCCGGGGTGAACCCGCCGCCCTGTACCGGGAGTTGCGGCGGGAGCACGGCGAGGTCGTGCCCGTGCTGCTCGACGGGGGCGTACCGGCGTGGCTGGTGCTCGGCTATCGGGAACTGCACCAGGTGACGAGCGATCCGGAGCTGTTCAGCCGGGACTCCGAGCTGTGGAACCAGTGGCCGAACATCCCGGCCGACTGGCCGCTGCTGCCCGTGATCAGCCCGGAGCAGCCGTCGGTCCTCGGCACGGTCGGTGAGCGGCACCGCCAGCGGGTCGCGCTGATCGAGGAGGCGCTGGAGGCGGTCGAGCCCCTGGAACTGCGCGGTCATGTCGAGCGGTTCGCCGACGAGTTGATCGACGTGGTGTGCGGGGTGGGCGCGGCCGATCTGGTGGGGCAGTTCGCGGCGCTGCTGCCGGTGCGGGTCCTGGCGTACCTCTTCGGCTTCCGGGAGGAGCACGGTCCCGGGCTGGTGGTGGCGCTGAACGACATCCTCGACGGCCAGGACCGGGCGATGGCGGCCGAGGAGTATCTGCGGACGGCGATGGCCCGGCTGGTGGCGGAGCGCCTGCAGCGGCCCGGGGACGACGTGGTGTCCCGCCTCCTCGCGAACGCGCGCGCCTACGAGGTCACGGTCGAGGAGGTCACCCACGACGTGATGGTGATGCTGGCGGTGGGGCACCAGCCGACCGCCGACTGGATCGGCAACTCCCTCCGCCTGATGCTGACGGACGACCGTTTCGCGGCCTCGCTCTTCGGCGGGCGCAGCAGTGTGGCCGAGGCCATGAACGAGGTGCTGTGGGAGGACGCGCCCATCCAGAACGCCGCCGGCCGCTGGACCACCCGCGACACCCGCCTCGGCGGTCGTGTGCTCCGCGCGGGTGACCTGGTCATCCTCGGCCTCCAGGGCGCCAACTCCGACCCCCGCGTCCGTACCCACGGCTCCGCCCTCACCGGCGGCAACAACGCCCACTTCTCCTTCGGTCACGGCGACCACCGCTGCCCTTTCCCGGCCCAGGAGACGGCCGAGGTCATCGCCCGTACGGGTATAGAAGTCGTCCTGGACCGGCTCCCGGACATGGACCTCGCGGTCCCGGCGGCCTCCCTCACCCGCCGCGCCTCCCCTTGGCTGCGCGGGCTGGTGGAACTGCCGGTGCGGTTCACGCCGGGGCCGGCGCGTGGGGCTTGA
- a CDS encoding DUF742 domain-containing protein → MSRPGRDDLPDRLYTLTGGRSRSAPGTAFDLVTLVVAESQPTPGMQSEHVAILRLTERPTAVVEIAAELRLPVSITKVMLSDLLAAGRVSARHPNQATLIDLDILEQVLVGLRNL, encoded by the coding sequence ATGAGCCGGCCTGGCAGGGACGACCTGCCCGACCGGCTGTACACGCTCACCGGCGGGCGCAGCCGTTCCGCGCCGGGAACGGCGTTCGACCTGGTGACCCTGGTGGTCGCGGAGAGCCAGCCGACGCCGGGCATGCAGTCGGAGCATGTGGCGATCCTGCGGCTGACGGAGCGGCCGACGGCCGTGGTGGAGATCGCCGCCGAGTTGCGGCTGCCGGTGAGCATCACGAAGGTGATGCTCTCCGACCTCCTCGCGGCCGGCCGGGTCAGCGCCCGGCATCCGAACCAGGCCACGCTGATCGATCTGGACATTCTGGAGCAGGTGCTAGTTGGACTTCGCAACCTCTGA
- a CDS encoding ATP-binding protein: protein MTATSSPRSPGERPALRSVLPFPLVTAVLTATAAGAAVAVAPQSVRLPLAGGAGAAALLLTVAVAVAVHARASVRLLRHRLNAVSRDAGLLLQERARMAEDFTQERGRLTEEFVQERARIAAEYARERARLTTESERERERLSDERNRTTGEITQERILFMERARQADIDRTALLAITANVAGRMQALATGTLADLRAMEERHADEDVLSDLLHLDHRTAQAGRLADSVAVLAGARSGRRWARPIPMESILRGAMGRIGAYRRVRLHSSSETAVAGHAAEGVMHALAELLDNAANFSPPTADVHVYVEEVPAGAIISVEDSGLVMGDIQLRRAERAVSGEASDLTSLSGTRLGLAVVGRLARKHGLRISFRPSARGGTGVLMLIPQDVLASTIPTTASPTASAPFQPPPYAGVRAPRDLDTEPTPTHEFPTDAPAAPVADPVADALIDSLSGFRTGPPAPATDAPTGSQTFGSPFSSSFSSEFGSGDPEFGPGGSAFGSAGPESGPSSSAFGSASFEFGFGTPSFGSAAQPNLPLRSEPAGSEPGGYHPTGHDTGSPAAADESPIASDALPRRRRGQSLAQAEARTRAQAAEAAARPERTSRPAEDASTGAVRFSSFRRAVRGTGGLDQAFVQGTAAGDEGTTEVPGAPATPETSTAVDRYPNPAVPHAHEAALEPAHEAAPEPVQEAALEPVREAAPPADAVRQPELEPVRESEWESEWGAVAGSAWQSGPEPVPEATWEPGPPVRETGREPEPSRGLAWDPEAAKDAAWEADAATELPWAPDPAREAKWELDPVRELAWEPVRDTRPAPDDGTASATLPSPSYPVSGHAPDPGSDPAGERPPAPDPRTHPHLEGDHTP from the coding sequence ATGACCGCGACCAGTTCCCCTCGCTCACCAGGCGAACGCCCCGCCCTGCGCTCAGTTCTGCCCTTTCCGCTGGTGACCGCCGTACTCACCGCGACCGCCGCCGGCGCCGCGGTCGCGGTGGCGCCGCAGTCCGTACGGCTGCCCCTCGCCGGCGGCGCGGGCGCGGCCGCGCTGCTGCTCACGGTCGCCGTCGCGGTCGCCGTGCACGCGCGCGCGTCTGTGAGACTGCTGCGCCACCGCCTGAACGCCGTCTCCCGGGACGCCGGTCTGCTGCTCCAGGAACGGGCCCGGATGGCCGAGGACTTCACGCAGGAGCGAGGACGGCTGACCGAGGAGTTCGTCCAGGAGCGGGCACGGATCGCGGCCGAGTACGCGCGGGAACGGGCTCGGCTGACCACGGAGTCGGAGCGCGAGCGCGAACGGCTGTCCGACGAACGGAACCGTACGACGGGGGAGATCACCCAGGAGCGCATCCTGTTCATGGAACGCGCCAGGCAGGCCGATATCGATCGCACCGCCCTCCTCGCAATCACCGCCAACGTGGCCGGCCGGATGCAGGCCCTCGCCACCGGCACCCTCGCCGACCTCCGCGCCATGGAGGAACGTCACGCCGACGAGGACGTCCTCTCCGACCTCCTCCACCTCGACCACCGCACCGCCCAGGCGGGCCGCCTCGCCGACTCCGTCGCCGTCCTCGCGGGCGCGCGCTCGGGCCGCCGCTGGGCGCGGCCGATTCCCATGGAGTCGATCCTGCGCGGCGCGATGGGCCGTATCGGCGCCTACCGCCGGGTCCGGCTGCACTCCTCCAGCGAGACCGCCGTCGCCGGTCACGCCGCCGAGGGCGTCATGCACGCGCTCGCCGAACTCCTCGACAACGCGGCCAACTTCTCGCCGCCGACCGCCGACGTCCATGTGTACGTCGAGGAGGTCCCGGCCGGCGCGATCATCAGCGTCGAGGACTCCGGGCTCGTCATGGGTGACATCCAGCTCCGCCGCGCCGAACGCGCCGTGTCGGGCGAGGCGTCCGACCTGACGAGCCTCTCCGGCACCCGTCTCGGCCTCGCCGTCGTCGGCCGCCTTGCCCGCAAGCACGGCCTGAGGATCTCCTTCCGCCCGTCCGCGCGCGGCGGCACGGGCGTCCTGATGCTCATCCCGCAGGACGTCCTGGCGAGCACGATCCCCACCACGGCGTCTCCCACGGCGTCCGCCCCCTTCCAGCCGCCGCCCTACGCGGGTGTACGCGCCCCGCGCGACCTGGACACCGAGCCGACGCCCACCCACGAGTTCCCGACGGACGCCCCTGCCGCCCCCGTCGCCGACCCGGTGGCCGACGCCTTGATCGACTCCCTGTCCGGCTTCAGGACCGGGCCGCCGGCCCCTGCCACCGACGCCCCGACCGGCTCACAGACGTTCGGTTCCCCCTTCAGCTCGTCGTTCAGCTCCGAATTCGGCTCCGGCGACCCCGAGTTCGGCCCTGGCGGCTCCGCATTCGGCTCCGCAGGTCCCGAGTCCGGGCCCAGCAGCTCCGCATTCGGCTCCGCAAGCTTCGAATTCGGCTTCGGCACCCCCTCATTCGGCTCCGCCGCGCAGCCCAACTTGCCCCTCCGCTCCGAACCCGCCGGCTCCGAACCGGGCGGCTACCACCCCACCGGCCACGACACCGGCTCTCCGGCCGCCGCCGACGAGTCCCCCATCGCCTCCGACGCCCTCCCCCGGCGCCGCCGTGGCCAGTCCCTCGCCCAGGCGGAGGCCCGCACCCGGGCCCAGGCCGCCGAGGCCGCCGCCCGGCCGGAGCGGACCTCCCGGCCCGCCGAGGATGCCAGCACCGGCGCCGTCCGCTTCAGCAGCTTCCGCCGCGCGGTGCGTGGCACGGGCGGGCTGGACCAGGCGTTCGTCCAGGGCACGGCCGCGGGGGACGAGGGCACCACAGAGGTGCCGGGAGCGCCGGCGACGCCGGAGACATCCACCGCCGTGGACCGCTACCCGAACCCGGCCGTGCCGCACGCCCACGAGGCCGCCCTCGAACCAGCACACGAGGCCGCCCCGGAACCCGTACAGGAGGCCGCCCTCGAACCCGTACGGGAGGCCGCTCCGCCCGCGGACGCCGTACGGCAGCCGGAGTTGGAGCCGGTGCGGGAGTCCGAGTGGGAGTCCGAGTGGGGTGCCGTGGCGGGGTCGGCGTGGCAGTCGGGACCCGAACCCGTACCGGAGGCGACGTGGGAGCCCGGGCCGCCCGTGCGGGAGACCGGACGGGAACCCGAGCCCTCGCGGGGACTCGCGTGGGACCCGGAAGCGGCGAAGGACGCGGCATGGGAAGCGGACGCCGCCACGGAGCTGCCGTGGGCGCCCGACCCCGCACGGGAGGCGAAGTGGGAGCTCGATCCGGTACGGGAACTGGCCTGGGAACCCGTACGGGACACCCGCCCCGCCCCGGACGACGGCACCGCCTCCGCAACCCTCCCCTCCCCCTCCTACCCGGTCTCGGGCCATGCCCCGGACCCGGGCTCCGATCCGGCCGGAGAGCGGCCCCCCGCCCCGGACCCGCGCACCCACCCCCACTTGGAAGGCGACCACACCCCATGA
- a CDS encoding DUF952 domain-containing protein yields the protein MIYHVVSLDAWNARPGRPYAPASLPEDGFVHCSPDEATTLAVVNAFYRGAPKPLHVLVLDEERLDARVEFEAAAPAPPPGVGEDVLFPHVFGPIDRDAVVRVLEIRWDDEGRAAGLEAS from the coding sequence GTGATCTACCACGTCGTGTCCCTTGATGCCTGGAATGCCCGACCGGGTCGGCCCTACGCCCCCGCGTCGCTCCCGGAGGACGGCTTCGTCCACTGTTCTCCCGATGAGGCGACGACCCTGGCCGTCGTCAACGCCTTCTACCGGGGCGCGCCCAAGCCGTTGCACGTACTCGTCCTCGACGAGGAACGGCTGGACGCCAGGGTGGAGTTCGAGGCGGCCGCTCCCGCTCCACCGCCGGGAGTCGGGGAGGATGTTCTGTTCCCCCACGTATTCGGGCCCATCGACCGCGACGCCGTCGTAAGGGTTTTGGAGATCCGGTGGGACGACGAGGGGCGCGCGGCGGGGCTCGAAGCGAGCTGA